A single window of Nitrospira sp. CR1.1 DNA harbors:
- a CDS encoding phosphoglycerate dehydrogenase, which translates to MKILVSDSLSKQGVEVLEKAGFTVVVKTKLPKEELLKEIKDADGLIVRSGTKVTAELIAAASRLKVVGRAGSGLDNVDTPAATRRGIVVMNTPGGNTVTTAEHTMAMIFSMSRRIPQATASTKGGKWEKEKFMGVELYNKVLGIVGVGQIGGYLTKLAQGVGMQVMAYDPYLAPERAQKMGVSIVELEELFRRADVISVHTPLTPETKSLINAQAIAKMKTGVMIANCARGGIVHEGDLCEALKSKKVAAAAFDVFEDEPVKPDNPLLVLDNFICSPHIGASTTEAQENVAVGIAEQIVEYFTKGIARGAVNIPSVSPELLPQLQPYLSLGERVGLLQAQLLEGGLERVTVEYSGEVAGLNVAPLTIAVLKGLLTPILEDPVNYVNAPVVAKERGIEVKEVKSNDAGDFTSVIRVRVEAGKKSHQVAGTLYHRKDPRVIEIDEFKVEVVPDNHLLLILNEDRPGVIGTVGHILGDHNINIARMQCSREERGGKALLIFGLDAPLPAPVLGQITNSKHILSVKVADLSKGL; encoded by the coding sequence ATGAAAATCTTGGTCAGCGATAGTCTTTCGAAGCAGGGTGTAGAGGTATTGGAGAAGGCCGGCTTTACGGTCGTGGTGAAAACCAAGCTGCCTAAAGAGGAGCTGCTGAAGGAGATCAAGGATGCGGACGGCCTGATCGTCCGTTCTGGAACGAAAGTGACGGCAGAACTCATTGCTGCGGCGAGTCGTCTAAAGGTGGTCGGCCGGGCTGGTTCCGGCCTGGACAATGTCGATACCCCCGCCGCAACCCGTCGCGGCATCGTGGTGATGAATACGCCGGGGGGCAACACCGTGACTACCGCCGAGCACACGATGGCCATGATTTTTTCGATGTCACGCCGCATCCCTCAAGCGACTGCTTCGACGAAGGGCGGGAAATGGGAAAAAGAAAAGTTCATGGGCGTGGAGCTGTATAACAAAGTGCTGGGGATCGTCGGCGTCGGACAAATCGGCGGGTATTTGACTAAGCTCGCCCAGGGAGTCGGCATGCAGGTGATGGCCTACGACCCCTATCTCGCGCCCGAGCGTGCGCAAAAAATGGGTGTATCCATTGTGGAGTTGGAGGAATTGTTCCGGCGGGCCGATGTGATCTCCGTTCATACGCCACTGACCCCGGAAACCAAGTCGCTCATCAACGCCCAGGCGATCGCGAAAATGAAAACCGGCGTGATGATCGCCAACTGCGCCCGTGGCGGAATTGTGCACGAAGGGGATCTCTGCGAGGCACTGAAATCCAAAAAGGTGGCCGCAGCGGCGTTTGACGTATTCGAAGATGAACCGGTGAAGCCGGATAATCCCCTTCTGGTGCTGGATAACTTCATTTGTTCCCCGCACATCGGCGCGTCTACGACTGAAGCGCAGGAAAATGTCGCGGTCGGAATTGCCGAGCAGATTGTTGAATACTTTACGAAAGGGATCGCCCGTGGCGCGGTCAATATTCCTTCCGTGTCTCCGGAGCTCTTGCCGCAGCTCCAGCCCTACCTCTCGCTGGGAGAACGGGTGGGCTTGCTGCAGGCGCAATTATTGGAAGGCGGATTAGAGCGGGTGACCGTCGAATATAGCGGCGAGGTGGCTGGATTAAATGTCGCTCCGTTGACGATTGCGGTTCTGAAAGGGCTCCTGACCCCCATCCTCGAAGATCCGGTCAACTATGTGAATGCGCCGGTGGTCGCCAAAGAACGCGGGATCGAAGTGAAAGAAGTAAAGAGCAACGATGCCGGCGATTTCACCAGTGTGATTCGTGTACGGGTTGAGGCCGGGAAGAAATCCCATCAGGTGGCGGGGACCCTGTATCACCGCAAGGATCCGCGTGTCATTGAAATTGACGAGTTCAAGGTCGAAGTGGTGCCGGACAACCATCTGTTATTGATCCTCAATGAGGATCGTCCGGGAGTGATCGGCACGGTTGGGCATATTCTTGGCGACCACAACATCAATATCGCGCGCATGCAGTGCTCACGTGAAGAGCGAGGCGGTAAAGCCCTCTTGATTTTTGGGCTCGATGCGCCTCTGCCTGCGCCGGTGCTCGGTCAGATTACCAACAGCAAGCACATCCTTTCCGTAAAGGTCGCCGACCTGTCGAAAGGTCTGTAG